One Sparus aurata chromosome 23, fSpaAur1.1, whole genome shotgun sequence genomic window, GAGATCCACAGGTGCAGAAGATGTACTTTTCATCTTTGCTGATCTGAAGAACATAGACGGACAGagatgttaaaggagcagtcacactgttttacatgttaaaatCAGTTTACTATAACTAAGCCTGGGAGGTTTTCCCATACTAGGCAGTAGAAGTAAGGGCATTTGGTCGCTTTGCATGCTTTTGACCATTCCTCTTTTGAAGTGTCACTTGAAAGTCTCCCACCTGTATAGCAATGTaatattaaatcatttaaagATAATTCAAGGCTGTTACAACACTtgtgacacacaacacagagcagAAGACTCACCTGCACTTTCCCTCCTTTATAAAACGGTTCAATCTTGCTGGAAACAGCATAACTGTAAGAGAATAACAGACACACGACTGTAAATCATAATAACTTCAACTGACATGTTAGCCTAGCTTGTTGTAGCCGGCTAGCAACGTTTGCTCAATGCACGTGCCATGCGCCAAAAACTCACTTTGTTTTGAACTGGAGGTTGATATTCGCCATCTTGCTCACGAGAAATCCCAAAACCTGAATACTTTGGCAGGTATGGTGATATAAATCACTTCTTTCTCACTTCACACGTTGGCTGAAGTCTACACATCGTTCCCGCATGTTGAAAACCGAGTCGCACGCATTGTGCGTCATCGGCGCGCATtgagctctgattggccaggCAGTCTTTTGCTCTCAGCACAGTGAAATCGCCTCTTCTATTGTCagcatgtaaacaaacagaaattcaataaaaaagGCTCGCAAACggctcctttttgtttttattttgagctTATAAGAAAAAGTGTGAATGCACTGTGACCATTAGAGGCTGATAAATAAGTTTGCCTTTTAAATTTGATCCCCGAGGATCACAACAATAGCCGCAGCTGGAGCTATTCATGTTTAAAACTTCCTGTTTGACGTGCGGAGCTTCACTGATGCTGGAACAGCAGGGAAACGACGCGCTCCATAATGAGCGCCATTCTCTGCCTTCGTTTTTTATAATTTTCGTTTTCATTtgtccgcacacacacacacacgcacacacacacacacacacacggggtcCCTCCTTCGTGTTCTGTCAGGaatgttcatgtgtgttgtattgatAACGCGGGTGTGTGTTCCGCGTGTGACATGTGAGAGGACCGATATGGAGTAAAGCAGCACCGGGAATGGAAACACGGTGAGGAACAGGGGATTGTCATCATGGTGAGTAGACCGcagcttctctttgtttttcttcatctggaCTTTATTTCTCAGTTTTATTAACAAATGTTCCCTGTGGATTTTGAAGttattacacatttatttttaataagtGAACCGCTACTTTCCTATGATCTGTGTTAAACTCTGAAATTGGATTTCCCTGAGAAATATATAGTCTTGTATGAGTATCATGGTATGTTCTTCttgaaacatttgaattaattaattaaaagatACAAAACACACTTTGTATTGATCTTGTGTTTTGTCGTGTAAAGAATCAGTTTTGGCAGAAATATCACACctgctttttgttattttgtaatGAGTCATATGACTTTCCAGAACAATTCTGTTTTGTCACCTCTTGTCTTTCTGTTGAAAACAGAATGGACCTGTTATAGGCAGCTGTAGAGACATTTAACTCACCTGTTGGTACAGTCTGTCCATCTTCCCAGTTGACACAACTCGAATGTCGGAATGATACACAATGATAACTCACGATAATGTTGTCTTTATAATGGCCGTGTCCAGGCGGACCCAGAGGTGTCAACACAGAGCGGGGGCTATGATGTGGAGCTGTTTGTGGACACTCCAGACTATGATCTTATCTGCACCATATGCCAGGGGGTCCTCAGGTGTCCAGTGAGAGCTGCATGCCACCACATCTTCTGTAAGAAATGCATCTTACAGTGGCTGAAGAGGTACTGAAAATAACACTGGACAAGAGTATTGTAAAACTGTCCTGTAATAACGTCATCAATGTCTTATCCATAGAGGTGAACATGACTAACTTTTATCCATCCTCTCCAGGCAGGAGACCTGCCCCTGCTGCAGGAAGCCTGTGAACCCGAGCTTGATCTTTGTCATGTTCAAGCTAAGCAAATCTATTGGACGCATGAAGATCAAGGTAAGTTCAGTAATGAAAGTCATGTACTGTAATTGTGACCTATTATACCTGAGTAGCTATATTTTTACTTTGAGAGAACACGGAGGACCAAACTAAAAGGAAAGCATGGCCTAGAGATGGCCCTGTACTATCTAATCTCGAGGCTCTGGGGAGGGGGTTCGGTAAAGATTTTTGCCTTGGCTTTTTAGCAGTCCTTGTGAATTGGTTCAATTTGATATTCACTTGATAATGTTTACAGTCAAAATGTGACTATAGCCTTTTAAATGGCGAATAGCTGTGTTTTCAATCAATCGATTAATCAATCagactttaaaatgtcagaaaaaagtgaaaaattcCTGGTGGTGGAGTAAAACTTGTGTATTTACAAAAGTtcttgtgtgtgcctgtgtctgGCTTCAGTGTAAGAATGAGATCCGTGGTTGTGCAGAGACCTTCCCCCTCTCGGAGCAGTACTGCCACAGCATGAGCTGTCTGTACGAGCTCATCCCGTGTCCATACCAGGGCTGCCGGGCGCAGCTCCTCCGCAGGGACCTGGACACCCACGCACGGCACTGTGAACACTGGCGTCAGCCCTGCCACATGGGCTGCGGGACGATTCTCTCCCACCGAACGCAGGCTCAACACAACTGCTACAGGCAGCTGAGGCAGGAGTACGAAGCCAGGCAGAGGAGCCACAGGGCCATCGCCACCGCCCtgcagaggaagatgaggaggatgcAGAGCACCATGGCCCACATGAAGAGGCAGATAGGGCTGATCTGCGAGAGCCTGGAGGTGATGGACGACCTGAacgaggtagaggaggaggaccTAGGAGAGACCAGTGGCAGCTCAAGTGGGACTCCAAGtagcaacaacagcaactgCTGAGGGACGAGtcacttactgctgctgctgtgtgtgtgtgtgtgtgtgtgtgtgtgtgtgtgtgtaatttctGCATGTGTTCATTTCCttgaaggtgtgtgtttttcaataTGTAGGCAGTGATTCAGATGAGTGAATTTGTAACAATTTTTGTGCTGTAGTTTCTtccatttttgtaaataaagcATTTGACATTGCACTGTCATCCTGATTGATCTTCAGTGAAGAGCAGAGTCGAGGTGGCTGAAACATTGTTGACAAGTGATGGATAAGGATGAAGTCAACAATGCATCTGTCCAGCAAtcatggttttattttgtacacgtttatataaaaaaaaacacacaaaacatggcAATATCAGAGAGCATAAGTAGGCATGTCACTGCACATAAAATAGAAACTTAATACAAGCTGAACAGCAGTTTTTCTGTTGTAGAGCTTTACAATTTCAGGGTTCTTTTATCATAATGAGGAGctggttttctttcttttctaatgCTATAATATAAACATGTTCATCAGCGACATAATGAATAAAATCAATACCAACATTTCACTCCAATCAAGGAATAACCGGTACGATCTGGAATAAACTGCCACTAGGGGCACTAGGACATTTTCTCTTGGAGGAAATATCGCGATAACACCCGTATTTATAAACCGGCGAGACTTCGCGCAGGTCTTCTTCCTGTTATACAGATCACGTAAGTTGAATGGTGGCTCACGCACTCTCACCAAAATCCTCCTTTATCTCACACATCGTCTTGCCAAATATATTAATTATACCTAAGAACTGATGCCTggacatgttgtttttaaacccTGCTAATATTTACGAGCACTATTAAGAATAGTCGGTGATATTTGTAAATATTGAAGGGTAGTCCATGGTGTAAAAAATGGCGGAGGATGAGGAGTGGGATAAATGAAATGGCTAGACATGCTTGCTAACTTTAGCGCTTTCTTGTGTGAGTGAATTATGGAAACGtaatgtatgtttgttttgtcttgtagCAAATGGCGGACGACGCCGGTGGTAGAGGAGGTTTTCGCGGAGGTTTCGGCGCAGGTGGCCGCGGTCGTGGCCGTGGACGCGGCAGAGGCCGTGGTAGGGGCCGCGGTGCACGGGGCGGCAAGTCCGAGGACAAGGAAGTAAGTTTTGGCGTTGAAATAAGCACTTTATTGCATTTAGTTCACAACCGTGACCAGTTTTTCACGGAGATGTTCTGTTTTGTCAGTGGGTGCCGGTCACCAAGCTGGGCCGCCTGGTTAAGGACATGAAGATCAAGTCCCTGGAGGAGATCTACCTGTACTCTCTGCCCATCAAGGTAAgcagtgtgtgagggagagacaATGTTACCTGGACAACTGTTGATTAATGTTCAAATACAAACGGGTGAGATGAGAAGGATCAGTTGCATGCTAACTGCGTCGTAGTCTTCCCAGGCTGGTGTTAGCGCTTTTCTAAGTAATACAATTTTGTCTTGACTGGCCTTAATAGTTCTTGCCTTGTATCCCTTtctcttaaaataaataaatccttttACACAAGGTTTGTCTAACACCAGACACTCAAGCAACCTGAGTTGCAACGTCTAAAATGATAGCTTAATATTATGTTGGTACACTATGAGGGGAAAATAATGCACTAAAAGAATAATTGAATGTACATGTAGAACTAAAATAACCAAGATGGTCCAGGATTAACTGGAGGTTTGATCTTAACACATGTGCAAAATGTGgttaaaatatcaaaaagagCAGGGTTCCATTTCTAAATTGCGCCTTATTGGTGAATGGGAGTTGTGATAGTCACTTTGTGAGGCTACGCTCCTATTTTTGCTTGTATTGAAACAAATGGGATGTTGTGAATATAATAGAACTGCTGTAGTATGTGTACATCATACAAGTTAATGGTATAATGCACTTTTTGTGGATTGATACACCAAAGTCTTCTAAAACAAGGAGTTGCTGCTGAGAAAACAGCAGTCTCATAATCAGAATTGCACCATGCAGGGGTAGATATTCTCATTTTACAGATGCTGTGGTCCATTGAATGCTcaaatctgtttattttcctgcaGGAGTCTGAGATCATCGACTTCTTCCTGGGTTCTGGTCTGAAAGACGAGGTGCTCAAGATCATGCCTGTCCAGAAGCAGACCAGGGCTGGTCAGCGCACCAGGTTCAAGGTGAGTTGTCACTAATCTTTTATCAAAGGCTTTATATTATAAGTGTTGTCTTCCCATATTGCTGCTGGTCCAGATTGCTCATTTTTGCCCTCTGGTTTGGTTTACAGGCCTTTGTTGCCATTGGCGACTACAACGGTCATGTGGGTCTGGGTGTGAAGTGCTCCAAAGAGGTGGCCACCGCCATCCGTGGTGCCATCATCCTGGCCAAGCTGTCCATTGTTCCCGTCAGGAGAGGTTATTGGGGTAACAAGATCGGAAAGCCCCACACCGTGCCCTGCAAGGTGACTGGTCGCTGCGGCTCTGTGCTGGTGCGTCTCATCCCTGCCCCCCGTGGTACTGGCATCGTGTCCGCCCCTGTGCCCAAGAAGCTGCTCATGATGGCCGGTATCGACGATTGCTACACCTCTGCCAGGGGCTGCACAGCCACCCTCGGCAACTTCGGTAAGATCCCCCAAATCATTGTGTGTCTCAGTTTTCTCCTCGCTCTGCCCAGCTTCACCTGTCAAGTGGTGTTGTTGTCGTTTAccaggagagaaagaaacgAGTATTGTAATGCACGGCAGAAAGACTATCTTAGTGGTCTCCTCTGTTCCCCTTTCAATACtctacattttctcaaaaaattTCTGGTAGTACTGAGCTTTGACTGTCATCTTTACAACTActcattgttttatttcctcatcAGCCAAGGCCACCTTTGATGCCATCTCCAAGACTTACAGCTACCTGACTCCTGATCTGTGGAAGGAGACTGTCTTCACCAAGTCTCCCTACCAGGTAAACTACACAGTTGATACAAGTTTTTAAACCATGACAAATCAAGTGAGGTTTGTTTATTAATAGATTTTCTTCTCTATTCTCATTCCAGGAGTTCACCGACCATCTGGCCAAGACTCACACCAGGATGTCAGTGCAGAGGGGACAGAATGCGGTCCAGGCAGCTACCTCCTAAATGTTTATACTGAGAATCGTTGAATAAACGCTCTGAAACATCATGTTATGTTTACGTCTCCTTTATGATAAAGTCATGATGGAATAAGGAAGTCTTGAAAGCTTGGAAATGCTAAATTTTTATGTTGAAGGTAGAAAATATGGTTGAATTTGAATGAGAAATTCACAACTTGGTATTCTATCTACACGTTAACAAAATGCAATATTCAATATGGAACTATTCCATGTTTATCTCTCAAACTTACAAATATGAATCACTGGTTAAATAGGACACTTTAAGAGTTAAAAGGAATATAAATGAGTTTGCTGTTGCAGTTATAACTGTGGTGATAAAAGCTTTGAGAGTTGAGAATCTGTATTTGGTACCCGAAAGGCTTGAATCTTAAAGCTGTACAATCACTGTAATGCAGCACTGCATAGATAATTCATCAAATAAGTTATACAAGTGCAGTGATTGTCAAGTGACTACTGTAGACAAGACCACTGGAAATTTGAATGTGTAGAAGTTACTGATGAAGTAAATTAGAAACTTATCTCTAGTCATATTGCAATAAACTGGTTGTAATAAGATCCCACTGTACACCAGTGTGCTGAGCCCACCATTTGGGAACCACTAATGCATCCAGCAAAATCTAAAAGTTGAACATAAAACATAACCCTGTTTGAGTCAGGGTGTATATTAACAGGATCAGCTAATGACTTAAAGAGGTAAACTGGTCACACTCCATATCTAATATGCAAGAAAATAACTTGAATGCAAATCAGATACTATCCATACAGCACATGtggaaagacacaaacacaattgatcagatacattttattttacaattattACACAGATAATAGATAGTTGGAGAACTGTTCTTAAGCGCTCTGAGCCGGAGCTGCCATCATCCGTTCTTTTTGCTTCATAAGACATTTCCTTGCACTGCCATATGCTCCCAGGTCTCCATCTGGAatgaattaaacacatttagtGGGAGCCAGGCAGAAGATGAAAGGGATGAGAAtgaattattttcatgattaaattCGCAAAACGCTCATCATGCTTTccaaaacaggtgaaaaaaaagttgttttttttctttcatctatCAAAAAAGTTGCATAGAGAATTTTtgtgttatattttttttatataatctATTACCAAGATTATTGCTAAGTACATTTCTGTCAGCTGGTTGGTTCagcactgcaacaaaccacattTTTACAATAACAGTAGATCTGGCAGATATCATCGCTTAGCCTGTCAAAGAATATGCCACATGTCAGATTTCTAAATGCGTGTACCGTGTTCTTTACATCGCATCACACACATCCAAGCTCCAAGCAGCATGTTACTTACAGCGGGACTGGAAGCCCTTGGCTACCTCACAGAACTGCTTCAGTTCGTGGGCACAGTTCTGTTCATAGCtggctccctctctctgctggcAGGCCCTCAGCCGCTCCTGGATCACCTTCAGGATCTCCTGGTCCACTTTGCTGAGAGGTGAAGACAAAATCACAGGGTGACACTCTTATTCATGTCTGATGGAGACTCAACTTTCTGCAGGGGGGCTACAAGAAACACAGTATCCCCAGAGCTGACAGAGTCACCCTGACCACTACAGCACTATTACAGATGTATGAATTCACTACTGAATCCTTGTAAAGAAAAACTTCATATTTGACCCACTGGATGTCTCTTAATTacttactatttaaaaaaaggcaccCATATGTGGTTTTGAGCATCTCAGTCTAAAACTCACTGGGGATAAATAAGCTGCTGTAACAACCACTCCTCGTCTGGGGAGACTTTCCACAAGCTCCAGTAACCCGGCTGCAACCATTCACCCACAAGAGTGTCAGGGAGGTCCAACCCTGATGTTGGGTGGTAAAATCTTAAGGTGTAAGATGGCATTAAGCTGAGAGCTGTGTGCAGGACAGGCATGTTTATCTATACCAAACTAATAAAATCATTTCCTTGGAGATTTTGTTTTAGGCATGTGGGCATTGCTGTGTTGTTACAAAGCTGGTCAATGCACACCTGCTTTTCATCAGTGCACAATAGCTTCTCTAACACCGGTTATCCAATCAGTCCATACACGATTATTTTTGGTACTCTGGGGGTGTTTTAAGAGATTTTACAGGGTATATAATGTGCCTCCTTATTAGGAGATGAATGCATTAAAGGAACTGATTCAGTAAATTTAAAACGCATTCATTATTTGATGTATACAGCAATAATACGTGGAAAATATGGATAAAATCTA contains:
- the rnf151 gene encoding RING finger protein 151, which encodes MADPEVSTQSGGYDVELFVDTPDYDLICTICQGVLRCPVRAACHHIFCKKCILQWLKRQETCPCCRKPVNPSLIFVMFKLSKSIGRMKIKCKNEIRGCAETFPLSEQYCHSMSCLYELIPCPYQGCRAQLLRRDLDTHARHCEHWRQPCHMGCGTILSHRTQAQHNCYRQLRQEYEARQRSHRAIATALQRKMRRMQSTMAHMKRQIGLICESLEVMDDLNEVEEEDLGETSGSSSGTPSSNNSNC
- the rps2 gene encoding small ribosomal subunit protein uS5 — translated: MADDAGGRGGFRGGFGAGGRGRGRGRGRGRGRGRGARGGKSEDKEWVPVTKLGRLVKDMKIKSLEEIYLYSLPIKESEIIDFFLGSGLKDEVLKIMPVQKQTRAGQRTRFKAFVAIGDYNGHVGLGVKCSKEVATAIRGAIILAKLSIVPVRRGYWGNKIGKPHTVPCKVTGRCGSVLVRLIPAPRGTGIVSAPVPKKLLMMAGIDDCYTSARGCTATLGNFAKATFDAISKTYSYLTPDLWKETVFTKSPYQEFTDHLAKTHTRMSVQRGQNAVQAATS